A genomic segment from Lignipirellula cremea encodes:
- a CDS encoding alpha/beta hydrolase has product MKRLFKYSLLFLLGLPMLLGREIEAQGDEPAKPKKWPGAWVPEGKPLRGFLHFDGRQAGNPKPWQPFCQRHGLVWFPHGRDGDVAVLDEKFRAEVAAELNHPELVNAPVIRVGLSSNGGFTMLLAQQHPDRMLACVAHQPLPPWAKRNESFHFNRRTETKSSLVGTPHDISQSFRVPCIQQAGENDSVCGTIMAYGLDRYARSQKAPWTYFCLPRGGHGNVVPNELLMPWLDGVIAQRLPADVDLSKGPPKLNDIRIEAGWMANPHTLEIAEYAKYDGDKSQATWLPNEASALAWKKLGVAMPFELPEQSVRMPSGLIDKLVIHDPKSNRVVPSDLVYGEPWKIVANLKPGDVGWKMFPSAGPVAVIGKVPELVRGCDWIVADNASLAFAGDVLMEFTMTDNATVYVAHDEKLAKKPAWLADWKDAGESLQAGYLGNERSFRIFEKSFPKGATVKLGPNGTSLEKQEKPQLQPWIYLTIVKPQKQQ; this is encoded by the coding sequence ATGAAGCGATTATTCAAATATTCGTTGCTGTTCCTCCTCGGCCTGCCGATGCTGCTTGGTCGCGAAATCGAGGCCCAAGGCGACGAACCTGCGAAACCCAAAAAATGGCCCGGTGCCTGGGTGCCGGAAGGCAAACCGCTGCGGGGCTTCCTGCATTTCGACGGCAGGCAAGCGGGCAATCCCAAGCCTTGGCAGCCCTTCTGCCAGCGTCACGGACTGGTCTGGTTTCCCCACGGGCGTGATGGTGACGTAGCCGTATTGGATGAGAAATTTCGCGCGGAAGTCGCCGCGGAGCTGAATCATCCGGAACTCGTCAACGCTCCGGTGATCCGCGTGGGACTTTCATCGAACGGCGGGTTCACGATGCTGCTTGCTCAACAGCACCCGGATCGTATGTTGGCGTGCGTGGCCCATCAGCCGTTGCCGCCCTGGGCCAAGCGAAATGAGAGCTTCCACTTCAACCGGAGGACCGAAACCAAGTCGTCGCTCGTGGGAACGCCCCACGACATTTCGCAATCGTTCCGTGTGCCGTGCATCCAGCAAGCAGGCGAGAACGATTCGGTGTGCGGCACCATCATGGCGTATGGCCTCGACCGTTACGCTCGCAGCCAGAAAGCGCCGTGGACCTATTTCTGCCTGCCCCGTGGCGGACACGGCAACGTCGTCCCGAACGAGCTGTTGATGCCGTGGCTCGACGGCGTCATCGCTCAGCGACTTCCGGCCGACGTCGATCTTTCCAAAGGACCGCCCAAGCTCAACGACATCCGGATCGAAGCCGGTTGGATGGCCAATCCGCACACTTTGGAAATCGCCGAGTATGCGAAATACGACGGCGATAAATCCCAGGCCACCTGGTTGCCGAATGAAGCGAGCGCCCTGGCATGGAAGAAGCTGGGCGTGGCCATGCCATTCGAACTCCCCGAGCAATCGGTACGGATGCCTTCCGGGCTGATCGACAAATTGGTGATCCACGATCCCAAGTCGAATCGGGTCGTGCCCTCCGATTTGGTCTATGGTGAGCCGTGGAAGATCGTCGCGAATCTGAAGCCGGGAGACGTGGGTTGGAAAATGTTTCCCAGCGCCGGTCCCGTGGCCGTGATCGGCAAGGTCCCCGAACTCGTTCGCGGCTGCGACTGGATCGTGGCCGATAATGCATCCCTGGCCTTTGCGGGCGACGTTCTGATGGAGTTTACCATGACTGATAACGCAACGGTCTACGTTGCCCACGACGAGAAGCTCGCGAAGAAGCCCGCCTGGCTCGCGGACTGGAAGGACGCGGGGGAGTCGCTGCAGGCCGGCTATCTGGGGAATGAACGCAGCTTCCGGATCTTCGAGAAGTCGTTTCCCAAAGGGGCCACAGTCAAGCTCGGCCCGAACGGCACGAGTTTAGAGAAACAGGAGAAGCCACAGTTGCAACCGTGGATTTACCTGACGATTGTAAAACCCCAGAAACAACAGTAA
- a CDS encoding c-type cytochrome domain-containing protein: MNRLAVLLLALACLVSRAEADEPREFTKQQLTFFETKIRPVLVEHCFECHAAGAKIVQGALRVDHRAGLLRGGDSGPAIVPKQAEQSLLLKALRYDEFEMPPKGKLADSVIRDFEAWIAVTTVSAGRSFVSFQPFKAAVTAIAPAPVLGTAFSPCLEGRRASNFAMPA; this comes from the coding sequence ATGAATCGATTGGCAGTCCTGCTGTTGGCGCTGGCGTGTTTGGTCTCACGGGCCGAAGCCGATGAACCTCGCGAATTCACTAAGCAGCAGCTCACATTTTTTGAAACGAAGATTCGTCCGGTGCTGGTCGAGCACTGTTTTGAGTGCCATGCGGCCGGGGCGAAGATTGTGCAGGGCGCATTGCGAGTCGATCATCGCGCGGGCTTGCTACGAGGTGGCGACAGCGGACCGGCCATCGTGCCAAAGCAGGCTGAGCAAAGTCTGCTCCTTAAGGCGCTGCGATACGACGAGTTCGAGATGCCGCCGAAGGGAAAACTGGCTGATTCGGTCATCAGGGATTTTGAAGCCTGGATCGCGGTGACCACGGTATCAGCGGGCAGGTCCTTCGTTTCCTTCCAACCCTTCAAAGCTGCGGTCACGGCCATCGCGCCCGCGCCAGTTCTCGGGACAGCGTTCTCGCCCTGCTTGGAAGGTCGGAGAGCTTCGAACTTCGCGATGCCGGCGTAA
- a CDS encoding FadR/GntR family transcriptional regulator, with amino-acid sequence MKQLNGRRRRIWRIAGVIKDQNLSAGERLPGEHELVEQLKVSRPVLREALARLQSMGLFDIQRGRGTFVGNRTSLTNCVRLLRSAVTISPQELRSYAELRTAMEVQAARQAAELATVDDVAELAALLKQLDDEDLPYAEALELDFAFHRKLIDIAGNPLMQNMIEVIYEFVLTQMVRTTPSQRENALGRKLHKAILRAVREHNPDAAADAMQQHMQAVLDRLARETS; translated from the coding sequence TTGAAGCAATTGAACGGCAGACGACGGCGGATCTGGCGGATTGCTGGGGTCATCAAAGACCAGAATTTGTCAGCGGGTGAGCGGCTCCCTGGTGAGCATGAACTCGTCGAGCAGCTCAAGGTGAGTCGTCCGGTGTTGCGCGAGGCGTTGGCCCGACTGCAGAGCATGGGGCTGTTCGATATCCAGCGGGGACGCGGCACGTTCGTCGGGAATCGGACCAGTCTGACCAACTGTGTGCGGCTGTTGCGATCCGCAGTGACGATTTCGCCGCAGGAACTTCGCTCTTATGCCGAACTGCGGACGGCGATGGAAGTACAGGCTGCGCGGCAGGCCGCGGAACTGGCCACCGTTGACGACGTTGCCGAGCTTGCCGCTTTGTTGAAGCAGCTCGACGATGAGGACTTGCCCTATGCGGAAGCACTCGAACTGGACTTTGCCTTCCATCGCAAGTTGATTGATATCGCGGGCAATCCGCTGATGCAGAACATGATCGAGGTGATCTACGAATTCGTCCTCACGCAGATGGTTCGCACCACGCCGTCGCAGCGGGAAAACGCGTTGGGGCGGAAACTGCACAAGGCGATTCTGCGGGCAGTTCGAGAACACAATCCGGATGCCGCCGCTGACGCGATGCAGCAACACATGCAGGCCGTGCTTGATCGTTTAGCGAGGGAGACGTCATGA
- a CDS encoding DUF1552 domain-containing protein — protein sequence MSSTRSQSWLLDRRHVLRGIGVSLALPLLDCMTPLASAAGASPRVKRSAFMYLPNGVNTLDYQITTAGKDYEFSKSLAPLARHRDHITPFSGLHHPHGVGKHHSGIEIWLTGAKIGPAERNTISADQLMAQSTSPHTRFSSIELSAERGGLAVNVDGIHLPAQKNPSVVFRELFEESPGGATEQRRGYERQASILDAVLEEARSVGGKLGQADRGRLDQYLTSVREVEIRTQRANVWLDTPRPTIDSADKSKLDRNVSVEQFGEYLRTMYDIMVLAFQTDQTRVATFCTGYENGGPAIPEIGIQARHGLSHHNGNERMMRDLTASDTFNIQQFAYFLDRLAEVQDADGPLLDSTMCLYGSGMAYGHGHGNANLPILFAGGKALCIRHGQHVDYNALGKPEGYAYDLENAGKHYAICNQPVNSNARLSNLLLTMVQKMDVPAEKFGDSTSDITEIG from the coding sequence ATGAGCTCGACCCGTTCGCAAAGCTGGCTGCTCGACCGGCGCCACGTTCTCCGGGGGATCGGCGTTTCGCTGGCCCTGCCGTTGTTGGATTGTATGACGCCTCTCGCCTCGGCGGCCGGAGCCTCGCCGCGGGTAAAACGCAGCGCATTTATGTATCTGCCCAACGGCGTGAACACTCTGGACTACCAGATCACCACCGCTGGCAAGGACTACGAATTCTCCAAGTCGCTGGCCCCGCTCGCCAGGCATCGGGACCATATCACCCCCTTTAGCGGCCTGCATCATCCGCACGGCGTCGGCAAACACCACAGCGGCATTGAGATCTGGCTGACCGGGGCGAAGATTGGGCCTGCCGAGCGCAATACCATCTCGGCCGACCAGCTCATGGCGCAGTCGACGTCCCCGCATACCCGATTTTCTTCAATTGAATTATCGGCGGAACGCGGCGGACTTGCGGTGAACGTCGACGGCATTCATCTGCCTGCCCAGAAAAATCCTTCGGTCGTTTTCCGGGAACTCTTCGAAGAATCGCCCGGCGGCGCGACGGAACAGCGACGCGGATACGAGCGTCAGGCCAGCATCCTCGACGCCGTCCTGGAAGAAGCCAGGTCCGTCGGCGGCAAGCTCGGCCAGGCGGATCGAGGGCGACTGGATCAGTACCTTACCTCGGTTCGCGAAGTGGAGATTCGCACCCAGCGCGCCAATGTCTGGCTCGATACGCCGCGGCCGACGATCGATTCCGCCGACAAGAGCAAGCTCGATCGCAACGTCTCTGTGGAACAGTTTGGCGAGTATCTCCGCACCATGTACGACATCATGGTGCTCGCCTTCCAGACCGATCAGACCCGCGTCGCCACCTTCTGCACCGGTTACGAAAACGGCGGCCCGGCCATCCCGGAGATCGGCATCCAGGCGCGGCACGGCCTGTCGCATCACAACGGCAATGAGCGGATGATGCGCGACCTTACGGCCAGCGATACTTTTAACATTCAGCAATTCGCCTACTTCCTCGATCGACTGGCCGAAGTGCAGGACGCGGACGGCCCGCTGCTCGACAGCACCATGTGCCTGTACGGCAGCGGTATGGCCTACGGGCACGGCCACGGCAACGCCAACCTGCCGATTCTGTTCGCCGGCGGAAAAGCCCTTTGTATCCGGCACGGCCAGCATGTCGACTATAACGCCCTCGGCAAGCCGGAAGGCTACGCCTATGATCTCGAAAACGCGGGCAAGCACTACGCCATCTGCAACCAGCCGGTGAACTCCAACGCCCGACTCAGCAACCTGCTGCTCACCATGGTCCAGAAAATGGACGTGCCTGCCGAGAAGTTCGGCGACAGCACCAGCGACATCACTGAAATCGGTTAG
- a CDS encoding DUF1592 domain-containing protein: MVWRLVAAFLMAAAGAELAQAAAPDTFDAVVAPFLKTYCVRCHDGNVQEGDFRLDTLGGAFTSHADALSWSEVVFRMNTGEMPPRRQPQPKPDELAKVVEFISARLAEGEAARLAKRGPVAYYRLSREEYANTVQDLLGVHYDPLAPGALNEDPRWRGFDRIGAQLTLSPSHIERYLKAAEQVVGSAFPEQGEGAKLSEVDPTKGKERWLEEHGLEGPVRTLLWPNRRVGTERPGSGSILIDKPGAYRLRLRLSGVRPAGGRAPHLTIWNTQLRTHVYDADIVAPEEEPLTLEWTQSLSAGSYALWNNMPGFPGGPNGEGNIAAGGLNNRNNVFTSSREVGHLNPVGYKLFDDKRQAIYPLLILDKVEWEGPLVSDDVRQKREHAWPSSLAVSLPPMVKGKPITPPPSPEPLNMQEATATLQRFASRAWRRPATDTELAPYVRVLESELAVGASSAAAYRAALVGILTSKSFFYIEEGSADEHREQVNDWELATRLSYLLWGSMPDEALFAAAADGKLRDHSVLRTQFARMLADEKIERFTDAFPQQWLQLHRVGAVAPDPQLYPDYDAWLERSMVLETKAYFRTMLDENRSLREFLVSDWTIANERLARHYGLPTPAAPGFQKVKLRPQDHRGGLLTQASILSLTSDGSRHRPVHRGVWVSEAIYGRTPPPPPPNVEPLVPTPLNEPKATIRQQVEAHATQAVCASCHRGIDPLGFAFDHYDAVGAWRTVERVDGGKGENPPVNAAGVLPDGQAFAGPDEFKALLAADLDRFAEAFVGQLATFALRRAMTVDDAPRIQAIAKASKADDYRLRTVLENFVTSDLFLQR; the protein is encoded by the coding sequence ATGGTCTGGCGTTTGGTGGCTGCGTTCCTGATGGCAGCGGCAGGGGCGGAACTCGCGCAGGCTGCGGCGCCGGACACGTTCGATGCGGTCGTTGCTCCCTTCTTGAAAACCTATTGTGTCCGATGCCATGACGGCAACGTCCAGGAGGGAGATTTCCGCCTGGATACGCTGGGCGGGGCATTCACTTCGCATGCCGACGCCCTGAGCTGGAGCGAGGTCGTCTTCCGGATGAACACGGGAGAGATGCCGCCGCGGAGGCAGCCTCAGCCCAAGCCGGACGAACTCGCCAAGGTGGTCGAGTTTATCTCGGCCCGCCTCGCGGAAGGCGAAGCGGCCCGCCTGGCGAAGCGCGGGCCCGTGGCTTACTACCGGCTCAGTCGCGAAGAATACGCCAATACTGTTCAAGACCTGCTCGGCGTGCATTACGACCCGCTGGCGCCTGGCGCATTGAACGAGGATCCGCGCTGGCGCGGTTTTGATCGCATTGGCGCCCAACTTACGCTGTCGCCGTCGCACATTGAGCGTTACCTCAAGGCGGCCGAGCAAGTCGTCGGCTCCGCTTTTCCCGAACAAGGGGAAGGCGCCAAACTGTCGGAGGTCGATCCGACGAAAGGGAAAGAGCGCTGGCTAGAGGAGCATGGCCTGGAGGGCCCAGTGCGAACGCTGCTTTGGCCGAACCGCCGCGTGGGAACCGAGCGCCCCGGGAGCGGCTCGATCCTGATCGACAAGCCGGGGGCTTATCGTCTGCGACTGCGTTTGAGCGGCGTGCGTCCTGCCGGCGGCCGGGCTCCGCACCTCACGATCTGGAACACCCAGTTAAGAACGCACGTCTACGATGCAGACATCGTCGCGCCGGAGGAGGAACCGCTTACCCTGGAGTGGACGCAGTCACTTTCGGCCGGCAGCTACGCCTTATGGAACAATATGCCCGGCTTCCCTGGCGGCCCCAACGGGGAAGGGAACATCGCAGCTGGCGGGCTGAATAACCGGAACAACGTCTTTACCAGTTCGCGGGAAGTGGGTCACCTGAACCCGGTGGGCTACAAGCTGTTCGACGACAAACGGCAAGCCATTTATCCCTTGTTGATTTTGGACAAGGTCGAGTGGGAAGGCCCGCTGGTAAGCGACGACGTTCGCCAGAAACGCGAGCATGCCTGGCCGAGCTCGCTGGCCGTTTCGCTGCCGCCGATGGTCAAGGGAAAACCGATTACCCCGCCGCCGTCGCCTGAACCGCTGAATATGCAGGAGGCCACGGCGACGCTTCAGCGTTTTGCCTCGCGCGCCTGGCGCCGCCCTGCAACGGATACGGAGCTGGCCCCCTATGTTCGAGTCCTGGAGAGCGAACTGGCCGTGGGCGCGTCGTCCGCTGCCGCGTATCGAGCGGCGCTCGTCGGCATTCTTACCTCGAAGAGCTTCTTCTATATCGAGGAAGGCTCCGCAGACGAACACCGGGAACAGGTGAATGACTGGGAGCTGGCGACGCGTTTGTCCTATCTTCTCTGGGGGTCCATGCCGGACGAGGCGCTCTTCGCCGCGGCGGCCGACGGCAAGCTCCGCGATCATTCGGTCCTCCGCACCCAGTTTGCGAGAATGCTCGCGGACGAGAAGATCGAGCGTTTCACCGACGCCTTTCCGCAGCAATGGCTGCAGTTGCATCGCGTCGGCGCCGTCGCGCCGGACCCGCAGCTCTATCCCGATTATGACGCCTGGCTCGAACGGAGTATGGTGCTGGAAACGAAAGCGTATTTTCGCACGATGCTCGACGAGAATCGCTCCTTGCGAGAGTTTCTGGTCTCGGACTGGACGATTGCCAACGAGCGGCTCGCCCGGCACTACGGCCTGCCGACGCCGGCGGCGCCTGGCTTTCAAAAGGTGAAACTTCGCCCCCAGGATCATCGCGGCGGGCTGCTGACGCAAGCGTCGATCCTGTCGTTGACCTCCGATGGTTCACGGCATCGTCCCGTACACCGAGGCGTCTGGGTGTCCGAGGCGATCTACGGTCGCACGCCACCGCCTCCGCCGCCGAACGTGGAGCCGCTGGTTCCCACGCCGCTGAATGAACCGAAAGCGACCATCCGCCAGCAGGTCGAAGCCCACGCCACCCAGGCCGTGTGCGCATCGTGCCATCGTGGAATTGACCCACTGGGCTTTGCCTTCGATCACTACGACGCGGTCGGCGCCTGGCGCACCGTGGAACGGGTCGATGGCGGGAAAGGGGAGAATCCCCCGGTGAACGCAGCCGGCGTGCTGCCCGACGGACAGGCGTTCGCCGGCCCTGATGAGTTCAAGGCCCTCCTCGCTGCGGATCTGGACCGCTTCGCCGAGGCGTTCGTCGGTCAACTGGCCACGTTCGCACTCCGCCGCGCCATGACGGTGGACGACGCCCCTCGCATCCAGGCCATCGCCAAGGCGAGCAAGGCCGACGACTATCGGCTGCGGACCGTCCTTGAAAATTTTGTGACTTCCGACCTGTTCCTGCAGCGCTAA